A genome region from Thermomonospora amylolytica includes the following:
- a CDS encoding STAS domain-containing protein, with amino-acid sequence MRTVLSEWAQLDIRTQTERDGWTVVRITGELDLATAPRLEEHVTGLTLTRPTLRLVLDMTELQFCDSTGLGTLVALHRRLDSGGGRLVLVGLHGQPLHLLTRTGLASRLNLRENAGQATH; translated from the coding sequence GTGAGGACGGTGCTGAGCGAGTGGGCGCAGCTGGACATCAGGACGCAGACCGAACGGGACGGCTGGACGGTCGTCCGCATCACGGGTGAACTGGACCTGGCGACCGCGCCCCGGCTGGAGGAACACGTCACCGGACTGACGCTGACCCGCCCCACGCTCCGGCTGGTCCTGGACATGACGGAGCTGCAGTTCTGCGACTCGACGGGGCTGGGCACCCTGGTGGCCCTGCACCGCCGGCTGGACTCGGGCGGGGGCCGCCTGGTCCTGGTGGGCCTGCACGGCCAGCCCCTGCACCTGCTGACCCGCACCGGCCTGGCGAGCCGCCTCAACCTGCGGGAGAACGCGGGGCAGGCCACCCACTGA